A window from Manis javanica isolate MJ-LG chromosome 10, MJ_LKY, whole genome shotgun sequence encodes these proteins:
- the UMOD gene encoding uromodulin isoform X1, with amino-acid sequence MRWLFSPTSLRIEVVVTSWVVIAVATDTSEARSCSECHSNATCKEDGAATTCSCQEGFTGNGLVCMDLDECAILGAHNCPGDSSCVNTLGSYTCVCPEGFHLNPGLSCTDVDECVEPGLSHCHTLATCVNSQSNYSCVCPEGYWGDGWHCECSPGSCRPGLDCVPEGDTLVCADPCWTHSILDEYWRSASYGAGYACDSKLSGWYRFVGPGGVRLADTCVPALRCNTAAPMWLNGTHPSSDEAIVTRTACAHWSGHCCLWDVPIQVKACDGGYYVYNLTAPPVCHLAYCTDPSSVLGTCEECSIDEDCKSDSGRWRCQCKQDFNVTDLSLLEHRLECGASDIKVSLGKCQLSSLGFEKVFMYLRDSQCSGFMERGDRDWMSVVTPARDGPCGTVLTRNETHATYSNTLYLADAIIIRDLNIKINFACSYPLDMKVSLKTSLQPMVSVLNISVGGTGMFTVRMALFQNPAYTQPYQGSSVTLSTEAFLYVGTVIDGGDLSQFVLLMTNCYATPSGNATDPLKYFIIQDRCPHTRDSTIQVIENGESPQGRFSIQMFRFAGNHDLVYLHCEVYLCDTMSEKCKPPCSGPRFRSGSITDQTHVLNLGPIIRKGIQATVSRAASSGLGLLQVWLPLLLSASLTLMSQ; translated from the exons GAAGCTGCTCTGAATGCCACAGCAACGCCACCTGCAAGGAGGATGGGGCTGCCACCACATGCTCCTGTCAGGAGGGTTTCACTGGCAATGGCCTAGTGTGCATGGACCTAGATGAATGTGCCATTTTGGGGGCACACAACTGCCCAGGGGACAGCAGCTGCGTGAATACGCTGGGCTCCTACACGTGCGTCTGCCCTGAGGGCTTCCACCTTAACCCCGGGCTCAGCTGCACTGACGTGGATGAGTGCGTGGAACCAGGACTCAGCCACTGTCACACCCTGGCCACCTGTGTCAACAGCCAGAGCAACTACTCATGTGTGTGTCCCGAGGGCTACTGGGGGGACGGGTGGCACTGCGAGTGTTCCCCAGGCTCTTGCAGGCCGGGGCTGGACTGCGTGCCCGAGGGTGACACGCTCGTGTGTGCAGATCCGTGCTGGACGCACAGCATCCTGGATGAGTACTGGCGCAGTGCCAGCTATGGGGCGGGCTATGCCTGTGACTCCAAACTGAGTGGCTGGTACCGCTTCGTGGGGCCAGGCGGCGTGCGCCTGGCTGATACTTGTGTGCCTGCCCTGCGCTGCAATACGGCCGCGCCCATGTGGCTCAATGGCACGCACCCATCCAGTGATGAGGCCATCGTGACCCGCACAGCCTGTGCGCACTGGAGCGGCCACTGCTGCCTGTGGGACGTGCCCATACAAGTGAAGGCCTGTGACGGCGGCTACTACGTCTACAACCTGACAGCGCCCCCCGTGTGCCATCTGGCATACTGCACAG ACCCCAGCTCAGTGTTGGGGACGTGTGAGGAGTGCAGCATAGATGAGGACTGCAAATCGGATAGCGGCAGATGGCGCTGCCAGTGCAAACAGGACTTCAACGTCACTG ATCTTTCCCTACTGGAGCACAGGCTGGAGTGTGGGGCTAGTGACATCAAGGTGTCCCTGGGCAAGTGCCAGCTGAGCAGCCTGGGCTTTGAGAAGGTCTTCATGTACCTGCGTGACAGCCAGTGCTCAGGCTTCATGGAGAGGGGCGACCGGGACTGGATGTCTGTGGTGACCCCAGCCAGGGATGGCCCCTGTGGGACGGTGCTGACA AGGAATGAAACTCATGCCACGTACAGCAACACCCTCTACCTGGCAGATGCGATCATCATCCGTGACCTCAACATCAAAATCAACTTTGCCTGCTCCTACCCACTGGACATGAAAGTCAGTCTGAAGACCTCCTTGCAGCCAATGGTCAG TGTCCTGAACATCAGTGTGGGCGGGACAGGCATGTTCACTGTGCGGATGGCGCTCTTCCAGAACCCCGCCTACACGCAGCCCTACCAAGGATCCTCGGTGACCCTGTCCACTGAGGCCTTTCTCTACGTGGGCACCGTGATAGATGGGGGTGATCTGTCCCAGTTTGTACTGCTGATGACTAATTGTTACGCCACGCCCAGTGGCAATGCCACAGACCCCTTGAAGTACTTCATCATCCAGGATCG ATGTCCACACACCCGGGACTCAACCATCCAAGTGATAGAGAACGGGGAGTCCCCTCAGGGCCGATTTTCCATCCAGATGTTCCGTTTTGCGGGAAACCACGACCTGGTCTACCTGCACTGTGAAGTGTATCTCTGCGACACTATGAGTGAGAAGTGCAAACCT ccctgctctgggcccagATTCCGCAGTGGGAGCATCACAGACCAAACCCACGTCCTGAACTTGGGCCCCATCATACGGAAAG GTATCCAGGCCACTGTCTCCAGGGCTGCTTCCAGTGGCTTGG GGCTCCTACAGGTCTGGCTGCCTCTGCTTCTGTCGGCATCCTTGACCCTGATGTCCCAGTGA
- the UMOD gene encoding uromodulin isoform X2, which translates to MDLDECAILGAHNCPGDSSCVNTLGSYTCVCPEGFHLNPGLSCTDVDECVEPGLSHCHTLATCVNSQSNYSCVCPEGYWGDGWHCECSPGSCRPGLDCVPEGDTLVCADPCWTHSILDEYWRSASYGAGYACDSKLSGWYRFVGPGGVRLADTCVPALRCNTAAPMWLNGTHPSSDEAIVTRTACAHWSGHCCLWDVPIQVKACDGGYYVYNLTAPPVCHLAYCTDPSSVLGTCEECSIDEDCKSDSGRWRCQCKQDFNVTDLSLLEHRLECGASDIKVSLGKCQLSSLGFEKVFMYLRDSQCSGFMERGDRDWMSVVTPARDGPCGTVLTRNETHATYSNTLYLADAIIIRDLNIKINFACSYPLDMKVSLKTSLQPMVSVLNISVGGTGMFTVRMALFQNPAYTQPYQGSSVTLSTEAFLYVGTVIDGGDLSQFVLLMTNCYATPSGNATDPLKYFIIQDRCPHTRDSTIQVIENGESPQGRFSIQMFRFAGNHDLVYLHCEVYLCDTMSEKCKPPCSGPRFRSGSITDQTHVLNLGPIIRKGIQATVSRAASSGLGLLQVWLPLLLSASLTLMSQ; encoded by the exons ATGGACCTAGATGAATGTGCCATTTTGGGGGCACACAACTGCCCAGGGGACAGCAGCTGCGTGAATACGCTGGGCTCCTACACGTGCGTCTGCCCTGAGGGCTTCCACCTTAACCCCGGGCTCAGCTGCACTGACGTGGATGAGTGCGTGGAACCAGGACTCAGCCACTGTCACACCCTGGCCACCTGTGTCAACAGCCAGAGCAACTACTCATGTGTGTGTCCCGAGGGCTACTGGGGGGACGGGTGGCACTGCGAGTGTTCCCCAGGCTCTTGCAGGCCGGGGCTGGACTGCGTGCCCGAGGGTGACACGCTCGTGTGTGCAGATCCGTGCTGGACGCACAGCATCCTGGATGAGTACTGGCGCAGTGCCAGCTATGGGGCGGGCTATGCCTGTGACTCCAAACTGAGTGGCTGGTACCGCTTCGTGGGGCCAGGCGGCGTGCGCCTGGCTGATACTTGTGTGCCTGCCCTGCGCTGCAATACGGCCGCGCCCATGTGGCTCAATGGCACGCACCCATCCAGTGATGAGGCCATCGTGACCCGCACAGCCTGTGCGCACTGGAGCGGCCACTGCTGCCTGTGGGACGTGCCCATACAAGTGAAGGCCTGTGACGGCGGCTACTACGTCTACAACCTGACAGCGCCCCCCGTGTGCCATCTGGCATACTGCACAG ACCCCAGCTCAGTGTTGGGGACGTGTGAGGAGTGCAGCATAGATGAGGACTGCAAATCGGATAGCGGCAGATGGCGCTGCCAGTGCAAACAGGACTTCAACGTCACTG ATCTTTCCCTACTGGAGCACAGGCTGGAGTGTGGGGCTAGTGACATCAAGGTGTCCCTGGGCAAGTGCCAGCTGAGCAGCCTGGGCTTTGAGAAGGTCTTCATGTACCTGCGTGACAGCCAGTGCTCAGGCTTCATGGAGAGGGGCGACCGGGACTGGATGTCTGTGGTGACCCCAGCCAGGGATGGCCCCTGTGGGACGGTGCTGACA AGGAATGAAACTCATGCCACGTACAGCAACACCCTCTACCTGGCAGATGCGATCATCATCCGTGACCTCAACATCAAAATCAACTTTGCCTGCTCCTACCCACTGGACATGAAAGTCAGTCTGAAGACCTCCTTGCAGCCAATGGTCAG TGTCCTGAACATCAGTGTGGGCGGGACAGGCATGTTCACTGTGCGGATGGCGCTCTTCCAGAACCCCGCCTACACGCAGCCCTACCAAGGATCCTCGGTGACCCTGTCCACTGAGGCCTTTCTCTACGTGGGCACCGTGATAGATGGGGGTGATCTGTCCCAGTTTGTACTGCTGATGACTAATTGTTACGCCACGCCCAGTGGCAATGCCACAGACCCCTTGAAGTACTTCATCATCCAGGATCG ATGTCCACACACCCGGGACTCAACCATCCAAGTGATAGAGAACGGGGAGTCCCCTCAGGGCCGATTTTCCATCCAGATGTTCCGTTTTGCGGGAAACCACGACCTGGTCTACCTGCACTGTGAAGTGTATCTCTGCGACACTATGAGTGAGAAGTGCAAACCT ccctgctctgggcccagATTCCGCAGTGGGAGCATCACAGACCAAACCCACGTCCTGAACTTGGGCCCCATCATACGGAAAG GTATCCAGGCCACTGTCTCCAGGGCTGCTTCCAGTGGCTTGG GGCTCCTACAGGTCTGGCTGCCTCTGCTTCTGTCGGCATCCTTGACCCTGATGTCCCAGTGA